A DNA window from Penaeus vannamei isolate JL-2024 chromosome 5, ASM4276789v1, whole genome shotgun sequence contains the following coding sequences:
- the LOC113830563 gene encoding uncharacterized protein: MWTITAVVLTLLGGMAVGLPEMPSVGDLIDAVGERPFRSLRDLNDYTDSLLDLANHHMAKSFAAETRRYKRALDLTSIKVSGTAGYGTGYSFAMDDLSKFNSTNLVGVTKLTVHNAQNSAYWIMTYDGHHRSHAIVEVDKALSMLKLIAEFQLTEEFSVLGKCAAHVHNGILWVVLTALNNQYVRTLRADLHKSTVEMPQTFEANGLVGGLHMFEDRGSLYMVTGIAGRASGKECEPETSLYKLIGNHFDKQHEVSFTCRNVTSVTGFRKGREYFLIFGMSKAGGSHVYRFTDFHNMYLSQILDETDVTSSAYFYEQQEGKHNILVNNGAETVLYRWEGLSFIRWQRLETQNTVPPITSVASYTFPSLETIIMTARGDSVSFYTDDVFGYFKLSFVMQTNCQSIHNLLMKKLSNTYVIVYICVENQSSRLDSREVIMDEVALDKPKDREDLLLDCLLDLKKDLNARKPTISRLEQAIAEDIVMTNDVSQTWLQTQTFAAGLTVDATTNILQTVTVKGQGTAQQHAETYEEFYSKTEDVEVLIDDLGVSLDDVLYHSTNQVLLGSIGASDVTADKLESNSTKITKLNEMPLLDMSSTFMIDGIDQNIMSTMHIHSMTTDGFSTRELTSSATINNVHTNQFLRKSLASQEVTGNHYYKNININNVHGKQGDGSPLVVNGIDTSKIVTKGNNFTFVDKKTFNSMTVLEDLDVQLLNEVDLSDLSSHLVYTNVYSPQILDGHFSLHDVDVDGNVDVKNINGVDMKQLNTMVVRTTGDFTLSGDVNYQNDFEVAGNMLSPKLNGIVMDNIVDKDTININGNYKFTNANVKSAIHCTNINGINPSVDVVTIDADQTILGGLTFTDDVLVIGTGGVRMLDSVKINNIDPYSLDKLDDNGNLLVEGDVTFNAALHVAEDVNVEVINGLALKGIEDRYWRKSTDQVVDVSPNIVETTFRAAVTARNINSHQMEDFLSVTGPQTISGAYTFQGLVTVDGNLKVTDGKEIDGVDVSSLKENLVTLSDNQDIETQTNFGKLIISGDLMLGGNLNGWNVVTDFVRLDQSLHHTGSLTFSDKTTAQALQLSSANIMVHSLNGLNVEAAKADLVIVNEDASIAGPLKFTSSITATNLEVGGTVDGVDIVDLVDRSLKKNSATPQTVTGSITVNKGVNLDLSPSLDTVNGKHWSTHLSKVVPQNYNGVIRGRKTFTKPVSISGNFNPTTINGFDVAQLSDRILTKSTNQNVASKYTIDGDVTAKNVVAAQIDGVLASNLLLLDETSIVSGTVDFADNLLVADVTSDSGILDGCNLLQLNASTIWRDGNGDVVIPYNMGVKNLLVKGDVIANAAVKAGTGQMDIFHFLDTIVTKSSNQDISGTVEFVTKVSVTDLQATTIDGVDVNILYDDTVMDNEDSVIDCNTDFTRLLMVGNAKVKTSLHGSGAQGVLINNMNVTDVDVHAVHLTGGPYLITGDKTFNSGLNVEKLNIDGSLDGVVVNNLVVLSKYDRRADELVFKAPISIRGDLKVDGLLDNVNLEQLLSDRIKLDTTEALSSSTTFEGMKVEGDLLVEVINGIKVSDIVFKSGRVQQDIEGVKTFSGGLHVVGEMEAPVVNGVNILDLNNNVVRKDRAATISKELVFNKETTSQVDVLVQGNVNGYDLSETDYGASILQGNIKAENDRLTSLNLTLSTTHVDTKLLSCGMYETYNYGDKINEEAILVSGKMTSGTFGATPYVAVRECGNYECQCPSQYAFYEFDDSGSLTRRETDVNAAFLFNSKGYEGTRLLSSCANGGSSTLNILLNNKETSLPQGSTLGNIADAKSFSTKDGTYIVTAGATYDTNTAATTKISVLKLNNNAVTIVWSLDTYYSASTVDLTLGNKGWLLLVANLMASNDTVDPFMAPSQLFLWSAAEEKFNLIQEVMGQHVTSGIFLNSKSTLNERFFVLTQYMAAKSALEKTKFCTKVQVFKFMDSEYVPYESLPTFGAVAQTSLSIGEDLYLAVLSDLTNTLDIYEVLPSEGFHLQQKIPVCNNPLDVKKIDTKEDLLLISCTNPSRMMTIRLNAKGYSYRE; this comes from the exons ATGTGGACCATAACAGCGGTGGTGCTAACCCTCCTTGGGGGAATGGCGGTCGGGTTGCCCGAGATGCCATCCGTGGGCGATCTG ATTGATGCTGTTGGTGAGAGGCCATTTCGATCACTGAGGGATTTGAATGATTATACGGATAGTCTTCTTGACCTTGCCAACCATCATATGGCTAAGTCTTTCGCAGCCGAAACCCGACGATACAAAAGAG ctcttgatttgacttcaATAAAAGTGAGTGGTACAGCAGGATATGGCACAGGATACTCGTTTGCCATGGACGATTTGTCAAAATTCAACTCTACCAACCTTGTTGGTGTGACTAAATTAACGGTACACAATGCCCAGAACAGTGCTTACTGGATTATGACTTATGAcgg ACATCACAGATCCCATGCTATAGTTGAAGTAGACAAAGCTTTGAGCATGCTGAAGCTAATTGCAGAGTTTCAACTAACTGAAGAATTTTCAGTTCTTGGGAAATGTGCA GCTCATGTCCACAATGGAATACTGTGGGTAGTCTTAACAGCTTTGAACAACCAATATGTGAGAACTCTTCGTGCTGACCTTCATAAATCTACTGTGGAGATGCCTCAAACTTTTGAAGCGAATGGCTTGGTAGGCGGACTTCATATGTTTGAAGACCGTGGCAGTTTGTATATGGTGACGGGTATCGCAGGTCGTGCATCTGGAAAGGAATGTGAACCTGAGACGAG TCTCTACAAACTGATTGGTAATCACTTCGACAAGCAGCATGAAGTTTCCTTCACCTGTAGAAACGTAACAAGTGTAACGGGTttcaggaagggaagagaatactTCCTGATCTTTGGAATGTCTAAGGCT gGAGGTTCTCATGTGTACAGGTTCACTGACTTCCATAATATGTATTTAAGTCAAATACTAGACGAGACGGACGTCACTAGCTCCGCATATTTCTATGAACAGCAAGAGGGAAAGCACAATATTCTTGTAAATAATGGTGCTGAAACGGTGCTCTACCGTTGGGAAG GATTAAGCTTTATTAGATGGCAACGATTGGAAACCCAGAACACTGTGCCACCTATTACGAGTGTAGCAAGTTACACTTTCCCTTCACTTGAAACCATTATAATGACTGCCCGGGGC GATAGTGTGTCCTTCTACACGGATGACGTGTTTGGCTACTTCAAATTAAGTTTTGTAATGCAAACTAACTGCCAGTCCATACATAACCTCCTCATGAAGAAACTAAGCAATACATACGTgattgtgtatatctgtgtggaaAATCAGTCAAGCAGACTAGACTCCAGAGAAGTGATTATGGATGAAGTGGCTCTAG ATAAACCAAAAGACAGGGAAGATCTTCTCTTAGATTGTCTGCTCGACTTGAAAAAAGACCTAAATGCCAGGAAGCCTACTATTTCTCGACTTGAACAGGCAATTGCAGAAGACATTGTTATGACTAATGATGTGTCACAG ACTTGGCTACAAACTCAAACATTCGCAGCTGGTTTAACGGTTGATGCCACAACGAATATCCTTCAAACAGTAACTGTAAAGGGCCAAGGTACAGCACAGCAACATGCAGAAACTTATGAAGAGTTCTACTCCAAAACAGAAGATGTTGAG GTGCTTATAGACGACCTTGGTGTTAGCTTGGATGACGTCTTGTACCACTCTACAAACCAAGTACTCCTCGGGTCTATTGGCGCCTCTGATGTAACTGCAGACAAACTAGAATCGAATAGTACAAAAATAACCAAG CTAAATGAAATGCCATTGCTGGATATGTCTAGCACCTTCATGATTGATGGAATAGATCAGAACATAATGTCTACAATGCACATTCACTCGATGACGACTGATGGCTTTTCTACAAGGGAGTTAACCTCGTCGGCAACCATCAACAATGTGCATACCAACC AATTTTTGAGAAAGTCTCTTGCTTCTCAAGAAGTAACGGGTAACCACtactacaaaaatataaatataaacaacgtCCATGGCAAGCAGGGTGACGGGTCTCCATTAGTTGTTAATGGAATAGACACCAGTAAAATTGTGACGAAAGGAAATAATTTTACATTTGTAGACAAGAAAACCTTTAACAGTATGACTGTCTTAGAGGACTTGGATGTTCAACTGCTTAATGAA GTCGACCTGTCGGACTTATCAAGCCATTTGgtttacacaaatgtatatagtcCTCAAATACTAGATGGTCACTTTAGTCTACATGATGTAGATGTGGATGGCAATGTAGATGTCAAAAACATCAATGGTGTTGACATGAAACAACTTAATACCATGGTTGTCAGAACTACTGGAGACTTCACATTATCTG GTGATGTGAACTACCAGAACGACTTCGAAGTAGCTGGGAACATGCTCAGCCCAAAACTGAATGGCATTGTTATGGATAACATCGTAGATAAGGATACCATTAACATCAATGGAAATTATAAATTTACAAATGCAAATGTAAAATCTGCCATTCATTGCACCAACATAAATGGAATAAATCCAAGTGTAGATGTGGTGACTATAGATGCAGACCAGACAATATTGG gAGGCTTAACCTTCACTGACGATGTGTTGGTGATTGGCACTGGAGGAGTAAGGATGTTGGATTCTGTCAAAATTAATAATATCGACCCATATAGCCTCGACAAGctggatgataatggtaacctcCTTGTAGAAGGGGATGTCACATTTAATGCTGCTCTTCAT GTGGCAGAGGATGTAAATGTTGAAGTTATTAATGGATTAGCACTAAAGGGTATTGAAGACCGTTATTGGAGAAAGAGCACTGACCAAGTAGTAGATGTTTCGCCAAACATTGTGGAAACTACGTTCAG AGCTGCTGTAACAGCAAGAAATATTAACAGCCACCAGATGGAAGACTTCTTGTCTGTGACAGGCCCCCAAACAATAAGTGGAGCATACACCTTCCAG GGATTGGTAACGGTAGATGGTAATCTCAAAGTAACAGATGGCAAAGAAATTGATGGTGTGGATGTATCTTCGCTCAAGGAGAACTTGGTAACCCTGTCAGATAATCAAGACATAGAAACACAAACG AATTTCGGCAAGTTGATCATATCTGGGGACTTAATGCTAGGTGGAAACCTCAATGGATGGAATGTAGTGACAGACTTCGTACGGCTTGACCAGTCTCTACACCATACTG GGAGTCTTACCTTCAGTGACAAAACTACTGCACAAGCTCTGCAGCTCTCGAGTGCAAACATTATGGTACATAGCCTTAATGGCCTGAACGTTGAAGCTGCAAAGGCAGACTTGGTCATTGTAAATGAAGATGCATCAATTGCTGGACCCCTGAAGTTTACCTCTAGCATTACAG CAACCAACCTCGAAGTTGGTGGAACGGTTGACGGTGTTGACATCGTAGATCTTGTGGATCGCAGTCTCAAGAAGAACTCTGCTACACCACAGACGGTAACAGGATCAATAACGGTGAATAAAGGAGTTAACTTAGATTTGAGCCCATCTCTGGATACGGTTAATGGCAAACACTGGAGCACCCACTTAAGCAAG GTTGTACCCCAAAATTACAATGGTGTAATTCGTGGAAGGAAGACCTTCACGAAGCCAGTATCCATTTCGGGTAACTTCAATCCAACAACCATAAATGGCTTTGATGTAGCTCAGCTATCAGACAGAATACTGACTAAAAGTACAAACCAAAATGTTGCCAGCAAATACACCATCGATGGGGATGTTACTGCTA AGAATGTAGTTGCAGCACAAATTGATGGAGTATTggcctccaacctcctcctcctggaTGAGACCAGTATAGTATCTGGTACAGTTGACTTTGCTGATAACTTGCTTGTTGCTGATGTGACCTCTGACTCTGGCATTCTTGATGGCTGCAATTTACTTCAG TTGAACGCATCAACAATTTGGAGAGATGGTAATGGGGATGTGGTAATCCCATACAACATGGGAGTGAAAAATCTTTTGGTTAAGGGCGATGTAATCGCAAATGCTGCAGTGAAAGCAGGAACAGGCCAAATGGACATCTTCCATTTCCTTGATACTATTGTAACAAAGTCTTCTAATCAAGATATTTCTG GTACAGTAGAATTCGTGACAAAGGTGTCTGTGACAGACCTCCAAGCTACCACCATAGATGGTGTAGACGTTAACATTCTCTATGATGATACTGTTATGGATAATGAAGACAGT GTAATTGACTGTAACACAGACTTCACAAGACTTCTGATGGTTGGTAATGCCAAGGTAAAAACCTCCTTGCATGGATCAGGTGCTCAAGGGGTCTTAATCAACAATATGAATGTGACAGATGTGGATGTCCATGCAGTACACTTAACAGGTGGACCATATCTGATCACTGGTGACAAGACCTTCAACAGTGGTCTTAATGTTGAAAAACTAAATATTGATG GATCCTTGGATGGAGTAGTTGTCAACAACTTGGTGGTGCTATCAAAGTATGACAGACGTGCTGATGAACTAGTCTTCAAAGCCCCTATATCAATAAGGGGAGATTTGAAG GTCGATGGACTACTGGACAATGTAAACCTTGAGCAGCTCCTGTCTGACAGGATCAAACTAGATACTACTGAAGCTTTAAGCTCGTCGACTACATTTGAGGGAATGAAAGTGGAAG GGGACCTTCTCGTTGAAGTGATAAATGGTATAAAAGTATCAGATATAGTCTTTAAATCTGGAAGGGTGCAGCAAGACATTGAAGGAGTTAAAACCTTCTCTGGAGGTCTACATGTAGTTGGTGAAATGGAGGCTCCTGTAGTAAATGGAGTAAATATTCTGGATTTGAATAATAACGTGGTCCGAAAAGACAGAGCAGCTACTATAAGTAAAGAACTG GTCTTCAATAAGGAGACTACCTCTCAAGTAGATGTCTTGGTACAAGGAAATGTAAATGGTTATGATCTCTCTGAAACTGACTATGGAGCCTCGATACTACAAGGAAATATTAAAGCTGAGAACGACCGCTTAACAAGCCTTAACTTAACATTGTCAACAACCCATGTTGACACAAAGCTGCTCTCCTGTG GAATGTATGAAACTTACAACTATGGTGATAAGATAAATGAAGAGGCCATATTGGTTTCTGGTAAAATGACTTCTGGAACATTTGGAGCCACCCCATATGTGGCTGTCCGGGAATGCGGCAATTATGAATGCCAATGCCCTTCGCAATATGCTTTCTATGAA TTTGATGATAGTGGTAGTCTAACCAGGAGAGAAACTGATGTAAATGCTGCATTCCTTTTTAACTCTAAAGGTTATGAAGGTACAAGACTACTAAGCAG CTGTGCTAATGGTGGATCAAGTACTTTGAATATCTTGTTAAACAACAAGGAAACAAGCTTGCCACAGGGATCGACACTAGGGAATATTGCCGATGCAAAATCCTTCAGTACCAAAGATGGCACTTACATTGTAACAGCAGGTGCAACTTATG ATACAAATACAGCTGCAACTACAAAAATAAGTGTCTTAAAACTGAATAATAATGCAGTTACCATAGTTTGGTCTCTGGATACTTATTACAGTGCTTCAACAGTGGACTTGACTCTG GGGAATAAAGGATGGTTACTATTGGTAGCTAACTTAATGGCATCTAATGATACTGTAGATCCCTTCATGGCCCCATCACAACTCTTTTTGTGGTCTGCTGCTGAGGAAAAG TTCAACCTTATCCAAGAAGTTATGGGACAACATGTAACTTCAGGAATCTTTTTGAATTCAAAAAGTACTTTGAATGAGAGATTCTTCGTTCTTACACAATATATGGCAGCTAAATCAGCACTAGAGAAAACTAAGTTCTGTACGAAAGTTCAG GTGTTCAAGTTTATGGATTCTGAATATGTTCCATACGAGAGTTTACCAACTTTTGGAGCAGTTGCTCAAACATCCCTATCAATAGGAGAGGATCTATACTTGGCAGTTCTTTCAGACTTAACAAATACACTAGACATTTATGAAGTCTTGCCTTCAGAG GGCTTCCACTTGCAGCAGAA